The bacterium genome includes a window with the following:
- the greA gene encoding transcription elongation factor GreA — protein MTPEGFKRLQDELKHLKSVERPKNVQDIEIARAHGDLRENAEYHAAKERQSHIAGRIAYLEDRIARAQVIDPASITHEKVVFGATVRITDVDSGEEIVYRIVGEHESDVKNGRISIESPIAKSLIGKEENDVVKVATPRGAREFEILEIKYE, from the coding sequence ATGACACCGGAAGGATTCAAGAGGCTCCAAGACGAGCTCAAGCATTTGAAGAGCGTCGAGCGGCCCAAGAACGTTCAGGATATCGAGATCGCCCGCGCCCACGGCGACCTGCGCGAAAACGCCGAGTACCACGCGGCCAAGGAGCGCCAGTCCCACATCGCGGGACGGATCGCGTATCTGGAGGACCGGATCGCCCGCGCCCAGGTCATCGACCCGGCATCGATCACCCACGAAAAGGTCGTCTTCGGCGCGACCGTCCGCATCACTGACGTCGATTCGGGGGAGGAGATCGTCTACCGGATCGTGGGGGAGCATGAATCCGACGTGAAGAACGGGCGCATCTCCATCGAGTCGCCGATCGCCAAATCGCTCATCGGCAAGGAGGAGAACGACGTGGTGAAGGTCGCCACGCCGCGCGGCGCGCGCGAGTTCGAGATCCTGGAGATCAAGTACGAATGA
- the ccsA gene encoding cytochrome c biogenesis protein CcsA: MILTLNAATAVLYFLSTLGHCLYLIFSNRRVGRIAVGLFSLAAVLQTGLLVVQLIQNPYPFFLGDGDFFYCAAWASAVLYFLALRKYRALGLGAVFSSVALILFILAEIRKRHFYLGAGVSDNPWALTHILLMSLAFAVFTASFLIGLVYLFQQAQLKGRHPGRLLSRLPSLETIDSMHYRALTVGFVLLSAGILAGAALSKTTGGHFFSGDTKQLTALVTWVLYALFLNVRLKSEWRGRRGILLSILGFVGVVLAFLALEHRVM, translated from the coding sequence GTGATCCTGACTCTCAACGCCGCGACGGCGGTCCTCTATTTCCTGTCCACACTCGGCCATTGCCTCTATCTGATCTTTTCGAACAGGCGGGTCGGACGGATCGCCGTGGGGCTCTTCAGTCTTGCCGCCGTTCTGCAGACGGGACTCTTGGTCGTTCAGCTGATTCAGAATCCATACCCGTTCTTCCTGGGGGACGGCGACTTTTTCTACTGCGCGGCCTGGGCCTCCGCCGTTCTTTACTTTCTGGCCTTGCGGAAATACCGCGCGCTCGGTCTCGGGGCCGTGTTTTCGTCGGTGGCCCTCATCCTTTTCATCCTGGCGGAGATCCGCAAACGGCATTTCTATCTCGGCGCGGGCGTCTCCGACAATCCCTGGGCCCTCACGCACATCCTCTTGATGAGCCTGGCGTTCGCTGTTTTCACCGCGAGTTTTCTGATCGGCCTCGTCTACCTCTTCCAGCAGGCGCAGCTGAAGGGGCGGCATCCGGGAAGACTCTTGTCGCGGCTTCCGTCCCTGGAGACGATCGACAGCATGCACTACCGCGCGCTGACCGTCGGGTTCGTGCTGTTGTCCGCGGGCATTCTCGCCGGGGCGGCCCTCTCCAAGACGACCGGCGGGCATTTCTTCAGCGGCGATACGAAGCAGTTGACGGCGCTCGTGACGTGGGTCCTGTACGCTCTCTTCCTCAACGTGCGGCTCAAGTCGGAGTGGAGAGGCCGGCGCGGCATTCTGCTTTCGATCTTGGGCTTCGTCGGCGTGGTCCTGGCCTTTCTGGCCCTCGAACATCGGGTGATGTGA
- the cdd gene encoding cytidine deaminase: MKDKLMLAASKARKHAYAPYSNHRVGAAVLAASGKVYSSGNVENCCYALTICAERGALYHAIAAGEHHFKALAVTNGSGEFVVPCGVCRQVIWELAGDIPVTMFNKSKRSRTVPLSVLYPLPYKKKSKRRLLKHRMKRA, translated from the coding sequence GTGAAAGACAAACTCATGCTGGCCGCGTCCAAGGCTCGCAAGCACGCCTATGCCCCTTATTCGAATCACCGCGTCGGGGCTGCCGTGCTCGCGGCGTCTGGAAAGGTTTATTCCTCGGGCAACGTCGAGAACTGTTGCTACGCCCTGACGATCTGCGCGGAGCGCGGCGCCCTGTACCACGCCATCGCGGCGGGCGAGCATCATTTCAAGGCGCTGGCCGTCACCAACGGGAGCGGCGAGTTCGTCGTTCCGTGTGGCGTCTGCCGCCAGGTCATTTGGGAGCTGGCGGGGGACATCCCGGTCACCATGTTCAACAAGTCCAAACGTTCCCGGACGGTGCCGCTTTCGGTGCTCTATCCGCTCCCTTATAAGAAGAAGTCGAAGAGGAGACTCCTCAAACATCGAATGAAAAGAGCCTAG
- a CDS encoding HAD family phosphatase — translation MTKDSLRAILFDFDGVLADSEPLHLEMFQKVLQEEGISLSREDYYEKYLGLDDRGCFYQVFRDAGRVLDEPLQLDLIRRKNRAFLEHVRGRPFLMPGVAEAVQRLKGRYFLTIVSGALRSEIVAILEGARLEKAFHAVIAAEDVAQGKPNPEGFLSAIRLLNRDFVPPAEILLPGECLAVEDSPWGIEAAKAAGVKCLAVATSYDPSRLAGADLIAKDIASILWEKAKALFSA, via the coding sequence ATGACCAAGGATTCCCTCCGCGCCATTCTTTTCGACTTTGACGGGGTCCTCGCCGATTCGGAGCCGCTTCACCTGGAGATGTTTCAGAAAGTTCTCCAAGAGGAGGGGATCTCGCTCTCGCGGGAGGATTATTATGAAAAATACCTGGGACTCGACGACCGGGGTTGTTTTTATCAGGTGTTTCGGGACGCGGGACGCGTCCTGGACGAGCCCCTGCAATTGGACCTGATCCGGAGGAAGAACCGGGCCTTCCTGGAGCACGTGCGCGGGCGGCCGTTCCTCATGCCCGGCGTGGCCGAGGCCGTCCAACGGCTGAAGGGGCGTTATTTCTTGACGATCGTCTCGGGGGCGCTCCGGAGCGAGATCGTGGCCATCTTGGAAGGGGCGAGATTGGAGAAGGCGTTCCACGCCGTCATCGCGGCGGAGGACGTGGCGCAGGGCAAGCCGAACCCCGAGGGTTTTTTGTCCGCCATCCGCCTCTTGAACCGCGATTTCGTCCCGCCCGCGGAGATTCTCCTGCCGGGCGAATGCCTGGCGGTCGAGGATTCCCCCTGGGGCATCGAGGCCGCCAAGGCGGCCGGCGTGAAATGTCTCGCCGTGGCGACGTCCTATGATCCGTCGCGGCTTGCGGGCGCCGATCTCATCGCCAAGGACATCGCTTCGATCTTGTGGGAGAAGGCGAAAGCCCTCTTTTCCGCCTGA
- the hemA gene encoding glutamyl-tRNA reductase, with protein MGFVVVGLSHKTAPLEIREKLAAQGEKGALLLRSLREAGSAAEGMFLSTCNRVEAYLVSGNPDEAARLVKESLARESGVSPASLDRHVYMKGGGEAVAHVFRVASSLDSMVVGETQISGQMKDAFARAVETDSVGPLLGKLVQRALGVSKKVRTETGVGQQPVSVSYAAVLLAEKIFGDLAGTRVLLAGAGEMGALAARHLIERKVGEVRIVNRTEEKAAALALDLNAVHVPYGRFAERLDEVDIVIASTAADSYILREEDVREVMRRRKNRPMFFIDISVPRNIDPEIHHLENVYLYDIDHLQGIVDANKKEREREAKKAEAIVAEETKAFLIYVQQMDLSPTIRDLSKKFESIRSAEVEKYFPKEGHDAIDACTKAIVNKILHDPILLMKTEEIQEGAPKYSEILKKLFRLDSND; from the coding sequence ATGGGATTCGTCGTCGTCGGACTTTCACACAAGACGGCCCCCCTGGAGATCCGCGAGAAACTCGCCGCGCAGGGGGAGAAGGGCGCTCTCCTCCTTCGGTCCCTCCGGGAAGCGGGCAGCGCGGCCGAGGGAATGTTTCTGTCCACCTGCAATCGGGTGGAGGCCTATCTCGTTTCCGGGAATCCGGACGAGGCCGCGCGGCTCGTCAAGGAGTCCCTGGCCCGGGAATCCGGCGTGAGCCCGGCGTCGCTCGACAGGCACGTCTACATGAAGGGCGGCGGGGAAGCCGTCGCCCATGTGTTCCGCGTCGCCTCGAGCCTGGATTCGATGGTGGTCGGCGAGACCCAGATCAGCGGTCAGATGAAGGACGCCTTTGCGCGGGCGGTGGAAACGGATTCCGTCGGGCCCCTTCTCGGGAAGCTGGTCCAGAGGGCGCTCGGCGTCTCCAAAAAGGTGAGGACGGAGACAGGCGTCGGCCAACAACCCGTGTCCGTCAGCTACGCCGCGGTTCTGCTGGCAGAGAAGATCTTCGGCGACCTGGCCGGCACCCGGGTTCTCTTGGCGGGAGCGGGGGAAATGGGGGCGCTTGCGGCAAGGCATCTCATCGAGCGGAAGGTCGGCGAAGTCAGGATCGTCAACCGGACCGAGGAGAAGGCGGCCGCGCTCGCCCTGGATCTCAATGCCGTGCATGTGCCGTACGGGCGCTTCGCCGAACGACTGGACGAGGTGGACATCGTCATCGCCTCCACGGCGGCGGACAGCTACATCCTCAGGGAGGAGGACGTGCGGGAGGTCATGCGCCGGCGCAAGAACCGCCCGATGTTCTTCATCGACATCTCCGTGCCGCGCAACATCGACCCGGAAATCCATCACCTGGAAAACGTCTATCTCTACGACATCGACCATCTTCAAGGCATCGTCGACGCGAACAAAAAGGAGCGGGAGCGCGAGGCGAAGAAGGCGGAGGCCATCGTCGCTGAAGAAACCAAGGCCTTCTTGATCTACGTCCAGCAGATGGACCTTTCGCCCACGATCAGGGACTTGTCCAAAAAGTTCGAGTCGATCCGTTCGGCCGAGGTCGAGAAGTATTTTCCCAAGGAGGGGCACGACGCGATCGACGCGTGCACGAAGGCCATCGTGAACAAGATCCTCCACGACCCCATCCTCCTCATGAAGACGGAGGAGATCCAGGAGGGGGCGCCGAAATATTCCGAAATACTGAAAAAGCTTTTCAGGTTAGACTCGAACGACTGA